From a region of the Torulaspora globosa chromosome 7, complete sequence genome:
- the RTK1 gene encoding putative serine/threonine protein kinase RTK1 (ancestral locus Anc_3.167): MVMPSHDSDLDKLVPHDSGNSQHSNASGSSIPSVFAKSKLIGLGKLFGGNKLDHKQNAGHSAQEKVFDREQLSSGREFLGHLLSPKMSNSSTGSHGKTQSPTRLQEQAKVNNFGGNNSDSTNGSSAYSASGDPTLIAVANPSSHHFHNPLNYITLSPSSSSELAHMHPVEILQKQIEDQQKLSRSRNTSSSSVPKLSTKKSGEHRDKTKKPLRLKRFFKKLHDDAIAYTKTKLEEEQKLEKDLEDLSVSSSHGVYVRTDESQTTHKTIFQTDNAKELIDKYGIPGRKLGEGSSGSVSVVERTDGKMFAVKMFRLRNTKSKQNQLAFSKKVTAEFCIGSTLHHPNIIETLDMLQEGRTYLVVMEYVPYDFFTLVMSGMMTKLEIACYFKQICSGVHYLHSVGLAHRDLKLDNCVVTSQGVLKLIDFGSAVVFQYPYEPDIVQAKGIVGSDPYLAPELLVRVSYDPRPVDVWSIAITFYCMSLRRFPWKAPRTNYTSFRLFCEEADDPRDTTKGPFYILKLLPRSSRKVIGQMLKINPKERILMDDVMKDEWVQSINACEPDQDGNVSPPTDHEHHLITEDELNRKVAEEAKMAQEKETAEQEGKAKHTQGHGHSHVHSHCSHSHHRGQCHKHHHKHSHDVNRQSQNHSSQPSIDQTESREDNKEHEHTDLNTLVDVADEGRRNGQIPS; the protein is encoded by the coding sequence ATGGTAATGCCATCGCATGATTCCGACCTAGATAAATTAGTTCCGCATGACAGCGGTAATTCGCAACACTCCAATGCTTCGGGTAGCTCAATTCCATCAGTATTTGCAAAAAGCAAGTTGATCGGACTAGGCAAGTTGTTTGGCGGTAATAAGCTGGATCATAAGCAGAATGCTGGTCACTCTGCTCAAGAAAAAGTCTTTGATAGAGAACAGCTAAGTAGTGGCCGCGAGTTCCTGGGCCATTTGCTCTCTCCGAAGATGTCTAATTCGTCAACAGGTTCACATGGAAAGACACAGTCGCCAACGCGACTACAGGAGCAAGCAAAAGTCAACAATTTTGGAGGAAACAACTCTGATAGTACTAATGGCAGCAGTGCTTACAGTGCTTCTGGTGATCCCACCTTAATTGCTGTGGCTAAtccttcatctcatcattTCCATAATCCTCTGAATTATATCACTTTGAGCccgtcatcatcgtctgaATTAGCTCACATGCATCCGGTAGAGATCCTGCAGAAACAGATCgaagatcaacaaaaaCTCAGCAGATCGAGAAACACCAGTTCTTCGAGTGTACCAAAGCTGTCTACTAAAAAGAGTGGCGAACACAGAGATAAGACTAAGAAACCGCTGAGACTGAAAAGGTTCTTTAAGAAGTTGCACGACGACGCGATTGCATACACTAAAACGAAACTTGAGGAAGAGCAAAAACTGGAGAAAGACTTAGAAGACCTCTCTGTGTCATCATCGCATGGAGTGTACGTAAGAACAGATGAATCTCAAACAACCCATAAGACAATTTTCCAAACTGATAATGCCAAGGAGCTCATCGATAAATATGGAATACCGGGCAGAAAACTGGGCGAAGGTTCCTCAGGTTCTGTTTCTGTTGTGGAGCGGACCGACGGCAAGATGTTTGCTGTTAAGATGTTTAGACTTCGCAATACGAAATCGAAGCAAAATCAGTTAGCATTTTCGAAGAAAGTAACCGCAGAGTTTTGTATTGGCTCAACTTTACATCACCCGAATATCATCGAGACGTTGGATATGTTACAGGAGGGCAGGACATACTTAGTGGTTATGGAATACGTCCCGTATGATTTCTTCACATTAGTCATGAGCGGCATGATGACAAAACTCGAGATCGCTTGTTATTTCAAGCAAATCTGCAGTGGTGTCCACTATTTACATTCCGTGGGATTGGCCCACCGtgatttgaagctggacAACTGCGTGGTAACTTCGCAAGGTGTCTTGAAACTTATTGATTTCGGTAGCGCGGTGGTTTTCCAATATCCCTATGAACCAGATATTGTGCAAGCAAAGGGAATCGTAGGCTCCGACCCATACTTGGCTCCCGAGCTCCTCGTACGGGTCTCGTATGATCCAAGGCCAGTTGACGTATGGTCGATTGCGATTACTTTCTATTGTAtgtctttgagaagatttcCATGGAAAGCGCCGCGCACAAATTACACTTCTTTTAGGTTATTTTGCGAGGAGGCTGACGATCCAAGAGATACTACAAAAGGACCGTTCTACATATTGAAGTTATTACCTcgatcatcaaggaaaGTTATTGGTCAAATGCTCAAAATTAACCCCAAAGAGCGTATTTTAATGGATGATGTAATGAAAGATGAATGGGTACAATCGATAAACGCATGTGAACCTGATCAAGATGGAAATGTTTCGCCTCCGACAGATCATGAACATCATCTGATAACAGAGGATGAGCTGAACAGAAAAGTCGCGGAAGAGGCCAAGATGGctcaagagaaagaaacagctgaacaagaaggaaaggCCAAGCATACACAGGGACATGGGCATTCTCATGTCCATTCGCATTGTTCTCACAGTCATCACCGTGGTCAGTGTCATAAGCACCATCACAAGCATTCTCATGATGTAAATCGGCAATCACAAAATCATTCGTCTCAGCCATCGATTGATCAGACTGAGTCACGCGAGGACAATAAAGAACATGAGCATACTGATTTGAACACTTTGGTAGACGTCGCCGATGAAGGAAGACGAAACGGACAAATTCCTTCATAA
- the MAM3 gene encoding Mam3p (ancestral locus Anc_3.168): MLKHRVYFVLATVVLPRLIHSLPLQSQLEDGRGEGDAVGEGVSRDYYLFISAVLVLLGGVFAGLTLGLMGQDEIYLKVISSSGTAQEQRLAKKVLGLINRGKHWVLVTLLLSNVITNETLPIVLDRCLGGGWQAVFSSTVLIVVFGEIIPQSVCVKYGLQVGAFFAPFVLVLMYVMYPVAYPIAALLDYMLGEDHGTMYKKSGLKTLVMLHRTMGVERLSQDEVTIISAVLDLKEKKVREIMTPIENVFTISADTVLDEKHVAEIFDSGFSRIPIYLPNEPTNFIGMLLVRILISYDPEDCLPVSHFPLATLPETSPSTSCLNILNYFQEGKSHMCVVSEDPGSSMGAIGVLTLEDVIEELIGEEIVDESDVFVDIHQKIIRAQPGPLSKRHVTSYLHHLYTSRSRSDSPSAEDSRQPLEVRNDHLACNANSPHPLDAAHNHMALPSNPASNPLKVNKPYVTIKKPNYNLPANEEHLYRKHLDMSQRAVDHTEMTGQPTQVTSALAPATGAHHSSPELASEDGRSSSHSTKPNAIISSSYKSTKNGIVESVITVKGVPKTIIEATNNWDETSRLVSPNHVGSYTEGPIDGPKSHFTQLSPVNSRSSTKGKKSASDRSGSSGAVSYR; encoded by the coding sequence ATGCTGAAACACCGAGTTTATTTCGTGTTGGCGACGGTTGTTCTGCCACGGCTGATCCACTCGCTGCCGTTGCAATCGCAGTTGGAAGATGGTCGAGGTGAGGGAGATGCGGTCGGAGAGGGTGTCAGCAGAGATTACTATTTGTTTATATCTGCGGTGTTGGTTTTGTTGGGAGGCGTGTTCGCCGGTTTGACGCTGGGTCTTATGGGCCAGGATGAAATTTATCTGAAGGTGATTAGCAGTTCTGGGACCGCGCAGGAACAACGGCTGGCGAAAAAAGTGCTGGGGCTGATCAACCGCGGGAAGCACTGGGTGCTTGTTACGCTGCTGTTGTCGAATGTGATCACGAACGAGACGCTGCCGATAGTGTTGGACCGTTGTTTGGGCGGCGGGTGGCAGGCGGTGTTCTCGTCGACGGTGCTGATCGTTGTGTTTGGAGAGATCATACCGCAGAGCGTGTGTGTCAAGTACGGGTTGCAGGTGGGGGCGTTCTTTGCGCCGTTTGTGCTAGTTCTCATGTATGTGATGTACCCCGTGGCGTATCCGATCGCGGCGCTGTTGGACTACATGTTGGGCGAGGACCACGGGACGATGTATAAGAAATCTGGTCTCAAGACGCTGGTCATGCTGCATCGCACGATGGGTGTGGAGCGGCTGTCGCAGGACGAAGTGACCATCATTTCTGCGGTGTTGGAcctgaaggagaagaaagtacGCGAGATCATGACGCCGATCGAGAACGTGTTCACGATCAGCGCCGACACCGTGCTGGATGAAAAGCACGTGGCGGAGATCTTCGACTCTGGGTTCTCGCGTATCCCGATCTATCTGCCCAACGAGCCCACTAACTTCATCGGAATGCTGTTGGTGCGTATTCTGATCTCGTACGATCCAGAGGACTGTTTGCCTGTGTCGCATTTCCCGCTCGCGACGCTGCCCGAGACGTCGCCGTCGACTTCGTGTTTGAACATTCTCAACTACTTCCAGGAGGGCAAGTCGCACATGTGTGTGGTGAGCGAGGATCCAGGGTCTTCGATGGGGGCCATTGGCGTGCTGACTTTGGAGGATGTCATAGAGGAGCTCATCGGCGAAGAGATCGTCGACGAGTCGGACGTCTTTGTCGATATTCACCAGAAGATCATTCGTGCGCAGCCGGGACCGCTCAGCAAAAGACACGTCACTTCTTACTTGCATCATCTGTACACTAGCCGGAGCAGGAGCGACTCGCCCTCTGCGGAGGACTCAAGACAGCCGCTCGAGGTGAGAAACGACCACTTGGCATGCAACGCCAATTCGCCACATCCGCTTGATGCAGCGCATAACCACATGGCGCTGCCGTCCAACCCAGCTTCCAATCCTCTCAAGGTGAACAAACCATACGTGACGATCAAAAAACCGAATTACAACTTGCCCGCGAACGAAGAACACCTGTACAGGAAGCATCTTGACATGTCCCAGCGGGCCGTCGATCACACAGAGATGACAGGCCAGCCCACGCAGGTCACGTCGGCGCTCGCCCCAGCCACCGGCGCCCATCACAGTTCGCCAGAACTAGCGTCCGAGGACGGCCGCTCGAGTTCCCACTCCACTAAGCCAAACGCTATAATCTCTTCGTCGTACAAATCGACGAAGAACGGTATAGTAGAGTCTGTGATCACGGTCAAGGGCGTACCGAAGACCATCATTGAGGCTACAAATAACTGGGACGAAACGTCAAGGTTGGTCTCGCCGAATCACGTCGGCAGCTACACTGAAGGTCCAATTGACGGACCAAAATCGCATTTTACACAACTGTCGCCCGTGAATTCCAGATCCTCGACTAAAGGCAAGAAAAGTGCAAGCGACCGCTCAGGATCCTCTGGAGCAGTGTCCTACCGATAG